A window of the Enterobacteriaceae bacterium 4M9 genome harbors these coding sequences:
- the paaB gene encoding 2-(1,2-epoxy-1,2-dihydrophenyl)acetyl-CoA isomerase produces the protein MDSLILCDIQQGVMTLTFNRPERLNSFNDAMHRELAEHLTRAERDDEIRCLLLTGAGRAFCAGQDLNDRNVDPEAGPPDLGYSVETFYNPLVKRLARLGKPVIAAVNGVAAGAGATLALGCDIVIAARSASFVMAFSKLGLIPDCGGTWFLPRVAGRARAMGLALLGEKLSAEQAERWGLIWQTVDDAELVDTTRTLAQHLATQPTYGLGLIKQALLAGEDNSLEQQLELERDYQRMAGRSADYREGVAAFLARRPAQFTGK, from the coding sequence GTGGACTCATTGATACTGTGCGACATCCAGCAGGGCGTAATGACCCTGACGTTCAACCGCCCCGAGCGGCTGAACAGCTTTAACGACGCAATGCACCGGGAGCTTGCGGAGCACCTGACGCGTGCCGAGCGCGATGACGAGATCCGCTGCCTGCTGTTAACCGGTGCCGGGCGCGCCTTTTGCGCGGGCCAGGATCTGAACGATCGTAATGTTGACCCCGAAGCCGGGCCACCCGATCTCGGCTACTCGGTGGAGACCTTCTATAACCCGCTGGTGAAACGGCTGGCGCGTCTGGGTAAGCCGGTGATTGCCGCGGTTAACGGCGTAGCGGCCGGTGCCGGAGCGACGCTGGCGCTGGGCTGCGACATTGTGATTGCGGCGCGCTCGGCAAGTTTTGTGATGGCTTTTAGCAAGCTCGGGCTGATACCTGACTGTGGCGGCACCTGGTTTTTGCCCCGCGTGGCCGGACGCGCCCGGGCAATGGGCCTTGCGCTGCTGGGTGAGAAGCTCAGTGCCGAACAGGCAGAACGCTGGGGGCTTATCTGGCAGACGGTGGATGATGCTGAACTGGTGGATACCACCCGTACTTTGGCCCAACACCTGGCCACGCAACCGACCTACGGACTGGGTTTAATCAAGCAGGCGCTGCTGGCTGGCGAGGATAACAGCCTGGAGCAGCAACTGGAGCTTGAGCGTGACTACCAGCGTATGGCCGGGCGCAGTGCCGACTACCGTGAAGGCGTGGCGGCATTCCTGGCTCGTCGTCCCGCACAGTTTACGGGGAAATAA
- the paaC gene encoding 3-hydroxyacyl-CoA dehydrogenase PaaC codes for MTIGENDVIAVVGSGAMGSGIAQVAAAAGHPVRLYDISPDATRLALQKTDAALQKRVQKGKLSDEQRKAIMSRLMLADTLTDLAGARLVIEAVAEKLDIKQQLLCELAQICGEQTLLVSNTSSISITAIASVVPQPQRVAGFHFFNPAPVMKLVEVVSGLETSHATVSALCALAERWGKTAVRCGATPGFIVNRVARPYYAEAWRALEENIAPPEVIDSALRDAGGFPMGPLELTDLIGQDVNFAVTCSVFNAFWQERRFLPSLVQQELVLGKRLGQKSGRGVYRWPRESAASGFMPPEPRSGAALNVTRTGESEWLDALAKQVTKSDAVTKEAFLELDDVVLAVTCGESAGAMAQRLKRPVVLLDLALDYGRTPVLVISAAASNTREQTAKAVHWLQQQDKQVLMIADYPGLLVWRTVAMLVNEALDAEQKQVASAQDIDTAMRLGVNYPRGPLAWGQSLGWWRVLQMLENLQRHYGEERYRPCSRLRQRALEESHDE; via the coding sequence ATGACTATCGGCGAAAACGACGTGATTGCCGTTGTCGGCAGCGGGGCGATGGGCAGCGGTATCGCTCAGGTGGCCGCCGCTGCGGGCCATCCGGTGCGCCTCTACGACATTTCCCCAGACGCAACGCGCCTTGCGCTGCAAAAAACCGACGCCGCGCTGCAAAAGCGCGTGCAGAAGGGCAAGCTTAGCGATGAACAGCGCAAAGCCATTATGTCGCGCCTGATGCTTGCCGATACGCTCACCGACCTTGCTGGCGCGCGGCTGGTGATTGAGGCCGTGGCGGAAAAGCTGGACATCAAACAGCAGCTTTTATGCGAGCTGGCGCAAATCTGTGGCGAGCAAACCCTGCTTGTCAGCAATACGTCGTCTATCTCTATTACGGCTATTGCAAGCGTGGTTCCGCAGCCGCAGCGCGTGGCAGGTTTTCACTTTTTTAATCCTGCCCCAGTGATGAAGCTAGTGGAAGTGGTCAGCGGGCTGGAAACCTCACACGCGACGGTGAGTGCCCTCTGTGCGCTGGCTGAACGCTGGGGTAAAACCGCCGTGCGCTGCGGTGCAACGCCGGGGTTCATTGTTAACCGCGTTGCCCGCCCGTACTACGCCGAAGCCTGGCGAGCGCTGGAAGAAAATATCGCACCGCCAGAGGTCATAGATAGCGCGCTGCGTGATGCAGGCGGTTTCCCGATGGGACCGCTGGAATTGACTGACCTCATCGGCCAGGACGTGAATTTCGCCGTGACGTGCTCGGTCTTTAATGCCTTCTGGCAAGAGCGGCGCTTTTTGCCGTCGCTGGTGCAGCAGGAGTTGGTGCTGGGTAAGCGGCTGGGGCAGAAAAGTGGGCGCGGGGTATATCGCTGGCCGCGTGAGAGTGCAGCTTCTGGGTTTATGCCGCCAGAACCCCGCTCTGGCGCAGCGCTCAACGTAACGCGTACCGGTGAGAGTGAGTGGCTGGATGCGCTGGCAAAACAGGTCACCAAAAGTGACGCTGTCACAAAAGAGGCGTTTCTTGAGCTTGACGATGTGGTACTGGCAGTCACCTGCGGCGAGAGCGCAGGCGCGATGGCACAGCGTCTGAAACGCCCGGTAGTGCTGTTGGATCTGGCGCTGGACTATGGACGCACACCGGTGCTGGTTATCAGTGCCGCTGCCAGCAATACGCGAGAACAAACAGCAAAAGCGGTGCACTGGCTACAGCAGCAGGATAAGCAGGTACTGATGATTGCCGATTATCCGGGTCTGCTGGTGTGGCGCACGGTCGCCATGCTGGTCAACGAGGCGCTCGACGCCGAGCAAAAACAGGTTGCCAGTGCGCAGGATATCGATACCGCGATGCGCCTTGGCGTCAATTATCCGCGCGGCCCACTTGCCTGGGGGCAAAGCCTCGGCTGGTGGCGCGTACTGCAAATGCTGGAAAACCTGCAGCGCCATTACGGTGAAGAGCGTTATCGACCCTGTTCACGACTGCGTCAGCGCGCACTTGAGGAGAGCCATGATGAGTAA